One stretch of Miscanthus floridulus cultivar M001 chromosome 18, ASM1932011v1, whole genome shotgun sequence DNA includes these proteins:
- the LOC136523529 gene encoding uncharacterized protein, translated as MEQFPDGAHVRLRSRVHGGYLHADEDGMGVSLRRWRRRTMNAAWTVHRILQDGSTSVLLHSAAYGRYLAATQDPAPPGHIGLRVDMGDYDQDVDPILWKVVGTGDAGYVLLRHVSNRLLRANGRYRLWLSGVSVDDVDNQSTMMHWKVETIPTSPNPPALARTLNNRRSFRGLFLPHEEPVQLQRTIRFVRADNYGNFPDNWGTFQFIGRSVFELRGEVARRTGNAFLFFRILMCVQGGRYGRLTPLLIDLPRNEETMDIIVLIIGTQDNKITESELLQKLITYAMLFVQELRFPVVNPRGV; from the exons atggagcaGTTCCCCGACGGGGCACACGTGCGGCTGCGGAGCCGCGTGCACGGAGGGTACCTCCACGCCGACGAGGACGGGATGGGGGTGTCCCTGCGCCGCTGGCGCCGCAGGACGATGAACGCGGCGTGGACGGTGCACCGCATCCTGCAGGACGGCTCCACCAGCGTGCTCCTCCACAGCGCCGCCTACGGCCGCTACCTCGCCGCCACGCAGGACCCGGCGCCGCCGGGCCACATCGGCCTCCGCGTCGACATGGGCGACTACGACCAGGACGTGGACCCCATCCTGTGGAAGGTCGTCGGCACCGGGGACGCCGGCTACGTCCTCCTGCGCCACGTCTCCAACCGTCTCCTCCGCGCCAACGGCAGGTACCGCCTCTGGCTCAGCGGCGTCTCCGTCGACGACGTCGACAACCAGAGCACGATGATGCATTGGAAGGTCGAGACCATCCCCACGAGCCCCAATCCGCCAGCACTTGCGCGGACTCTG AACAACCGACGCAGCTTCCGCGGCCTGTTCCTCCCGCACGAGGAGCCCGTGCAGCTGCAGCGGACGATACGGTTCGTGCGGGCGGACAACTACGGGAACTTCCCGGACAACTGGGGCACGTTCCAGTTCATAGGCCGCTCCGTGTTCGAGCTGAGAGGGGAGGTGGCGCGCCGCACGGGCAATGCGTTCTTGTTCTTCCGCATCCTGATGTGCGTCCAGGGCGGCCGCTACGGGCGGCTGACCCCGCTGCTCATCGACCTGCCTCGCAACGAGGAGACCATggacatcatcgtcctcatcatcggGACACAGG ACAATAAGATTACTGAAAGTGAACTGCTGCAAAAGTTGATTACCTATGCTATGCTGT TTGTTCAGGAATTGCGGTTCCCGGTGGTAAACCCAAGAGGTGTATGA
- the LOC136521996 gene encoding jasmonate-induced oxygenase 4-like, which yields METAAPARVQALAETGVSRLPAQYIQPPENRPTPSPSPVTAALSVPVVDLSSSTAADDVRATCADWGAFHVVGHGLPGELLDAVREAGLTFFRAPMGDKLRFACDPARGAAAEGYGSRMLANDDSVPDWRDYFDHHTLPESRRDPAHWPDFVPGYRDTIAKYSNSMKDLAQKLLCIISENLNLPPSYIQEAVGEVYQNITISYYSPCPQPDLALGLQSHSDMGTITLLIQDDVGGLEVLKDGMWIPVPALHDGILMILADQTEIITNGRYKSSVHRAVVNAERARLSVATFYDPSKSSKICTAPQLVSKDEPQKYGDVIYGDYVSSWYSKGPEGKRNIDALLIQK from the exons ATGGAAACCGCCGCGCCGGCGCGCGTCCAAGCCCTCGCTGAGACGGGCGTGTCCCGCCTCCCGGCGCAGTACATCCAGCCGCCTGAGAACCGCCCGACCCCCTCGCCCTCCCCCGTTACCGCCGCGCTCTCCGTGCCGGTCGTCGACCTCtcgtcctccaccgccgccgacgaCGTCCGCGCCACGTGCGCGGACTGGGGCGCCTTCCACGTGGTGGGCCACGGCCTGCCAGGGGAGCTCCTCGACGCGGTGCGTGAGGCCGGGCTCACCTTCTTCCGTGCGCCCATGGGGGACAAGCTCCGGTTCGCCTGCGACCCGGCCAGGGGCGCCGCCGCGGAAGGGTACGGCAGCCGCATGCTCGCTAACGACGACTCCGTGCCCGACTGGCGCGATTACTTCGACCACCACACGCTCCCGGAGTCCCGCCGTGATCCCGCCCACTGGCCCGACTTCGTCCCCGGTTACAG GGATACTATTGCAAAATACAGCAACAGCATGAAGGATCTTGCTCAAAAATTGCTGTGCATCATCTCAGAAAATCTGAACCTACCACCATCTTATATACAAGAGGCGGTTGGAGAAGTTTACCAGAATATTACTATTAGCTACTAttctccttgtccacaacctgATCTTGCTCTTGGGTTACAATCTCATTCTGATATGGGCACAATAACACTTCTGATACAAGATGATGTTGGTGGGCTCGAGGTATTGAAGGATGGAATGTGGATACCTGTGCCTGCTTTGCATGATGGCATCCTTATGATTCTGGCTGATCAGACAGAG ATCATCACCAATGGAAGATACAAGAGTTCAGTTCATCGAGCTGTTGTCAATGCTGAGCGTGCCCGCTTATCAGTAGCAACATTTTATGATCCATCAAAATCAAGTAAAATATGCACTGCCCCACAGCTTGTGAGCAAGGATGAGCCACAAAAGTATGGGGATGTAATTTATGGTGACTATGTCTCATCTTGGTATAGCAAAGGTCCAGAGGGCAAGCGAAACATTGACGCCCTCCTGATTCAGAAGTAG